Proteins co-encoded in one Flavivirga eckloniae genomic window:
- a CDS encoding sugar MFS transporter gives MTASPSVSPKNHLVPILIIAGLFFILGFVTWINGALIPFMKTINELTDAQSYLVASASYISFVVMALPASYILNKIGYRKGMSLGLIIMAVGALVFIPAAEARTYWVFLTGIFIQGIGMTLLQTAANPYITILGPIESGARRIAIMGIANKIAGALGSLIFGALLLSGIDKVKDQLTNASAEEKSLLLDTMADSVFMPYVIMAVVLLILGLLIRKAHLPHVEAAEAEDTEAGATTKTNIFQFPHLWIGVLALFVYVGAEVIAGDTIIAYGISLGFPASDAKFFTTLTLLAMVITYALGVLLIPKYLKQGAALKISAALGIIFSILILLTTGFTSVLFVACLGISNALVWPAIWPLTLEGLGKFTKTASALLIMAISGGAIIPPLYGRIVDSKKLELISNGIEESKALSEASTSSYWILIPCYALILFFAIWGYKYKSWGRS, from the coding sequence ATGACAGCATCACCAAGCGTGTCGCCAAAAAATCATTTAGTACCCATATTAATTATAGCGGGTCTGTTTTTTATTTTAGGATTTGTTACCTGGATCAACGGGGCGCTTATTCCTTTTATGAAAACGATAAACGAATTAACAGATGCACAATCTTATTTGGTGGCTTCGGCATCATATATATCCTTTGTAGTGATGGCTTTGCCAGCTTCCTATATACTAAATAAAATAGGCTATAGAAAGGGGATGTCCCTTGGACTAATAATAATGGCTGTTGGGGCGCTTGTTTTTATTCCGGCAGCAGAGGCAAGAACTTATTGGGTATTCCTAACAGGAATTTTTATTCAGGGTATTGGTATGACCTTATTACAAACCGCAGCCAATCCATACATTACAATATTAGGTCCCATAGAAAGTGGTGCTAGGCGTATAGCTATTATGGGTATAGCCAATAAAATAGCAGGAGCATTGGGTTCTCTTATATTCGGGGCGCTGTTGTTGTCTGGTATCGACAAAGTTAAAGATCAATTAACAAATGCTTCTGCAGAAGAAAAAAGCCTTCTTTTAGACACGATGGCCGATAGTGTTTTTATGCCGTATGTTATCATGGCAGTTGTATTACTGATTTTAGGTTTGCTTATTAGAAAAGCACATCTTCCGCATGTAGAAGCGGCAGAAGCAGAAGACACAGAAGCAGGAGCCACCACAAAGACGAATATTTTTCAATTTCCGCATTTGTGGATAGGAGTGCTGGCACTTTTCGTATACGTAGGAGCTGAGGTTATAGCCGGAGATACCATAATAGCTTACGGTATTTCATTAGGCTTTCCTGCCTCAGACGCAAAATTCTTTACAACTCTAACCCTTTTAGCCATGGTTATAACCTATGCATTAGGAGTTCTATTAATACCCAAATACTTAAAACAAGGCGCAGCATTGAAAATAAGTGCAGCATTGGGAATTATTTTTAGCATATTGATCTTACTAACAACGGGCTTTACATCTGTTTTGTTCGTAGCCTGTTTAGGAATTTCGAATGCATTGGTTTGGCCGGCTATATGGCCATTGACTTTGGAAGGGTTAGGGAAATTTACAAAAACAGCATCAGCTTTATTGATTATGGCTATATCTGGAGGAGCAATAATTCCCCCTTTATATGGGAGAATAGTAGACTCAAAAAAGCTGGAGTTAATAAGTAACGGCATAGAAGAATCAAAAGCATTATCTGAAGCCTCAACAAGTAGTTATTGGATTTTGATACCCTGTTATGCATTAATTCTGTTTTTTGCCATCTGGGGATACAAATACAAAAGTTGGGGTAGAAGCTAA
- a CDS encoding bifunctional aminotransferase class I/II-fold pyridoxal phosphate-dependent enzyme/GNAT family N-acetyltransferase encodes MAKIKHNNFLDTVNEVFTDAKEQGVLHLYAEGDSFTGRKIRVKQKDLFHFGTTGYLGLEQDKRLKGAAMNAIDKYGTQFPLSKAYISHPLYRKLEEKITELFNAPTIITKNSTLGHIGVIPSAVEDGDAIILDHQVHWTVQSAANMLKTRSVPVEMIRHNNLDMLEDKIKKLSTKCKRIWYMADGVYSMYGDVAPLGELMALCDKYPQLHLYLDDVHGMSWSGKNGTGYVLSKLNELPENVLLITTLSKTFGASGAVAVCNHKKRHHKIKTFGGPLTFSAQLEPASVAAAIASADIHLSPEIYMLQNELLERVTLFNTLLEETDLPLVEKNNSPVFYIGTGMPVTGYNFVNRLMKEGFFVNLGIFPAVPVKNTGIRVTISRHNQVEEMKGLVDAMVYHYQKALEDTHATPDQVRKMFKMPVLNELPKKKIVDDFHIVYEETIQNIGKEEWNNLMGKKGAFDWDGLLFLENVFKNNKRPENNWDFHYIIIKDAKSVPILATFFTYALWKEDMLAPISVSIKLEEIRKEDPYYLTSKVLGMGSPFTEGEHLYLDKSHPYWELAIKQMLDKVEELEQQFNSNWVVLRDFENEEKLSQLFHQQGFIKTVMPDSCQILDLHWKTIEEYPEALSTRSRKHFKKDIQPYEERFKVVYNNKSTPKQIDQFYELYSNVNKNNLALNMFPLPKKLFTMMAKHPNWEFLVLYLKKEYNVGRSHIPVGVMFCYKNLEHTYTPAFIGMDYDYTDEHQVYRQLLYQTVKRATELGFKQIDFGMTASFEKKKVGATIIPKTSYIQAKDNFSLELMGVMQNK; translated from the coding sequence ATGGCAAAAATTAAACACAATAATTTTCTAGACACTGTGAATGAGGTTTTTACAGATGCTAAAGAGCAGGGAGTACTGCATTTATATGCAGAAGGAGACAGCTTTACAGGAAGAAAAATAAGAGTTAAACAAAAAGATCTTTTTCATTTTGGAACAACCGGATACTTAGGTTTGGAGCAAGATAAGCGTTTAAAGGGAGCTGCAATGAATGCTATTGATAAGTACGGAACACAGTTTCCGCTTTCAAAAGCCTATATTTCACATCCATTATACCGTAAACTTGAAGAAAAGATTACCGAATTATTTAATGCACCCACTATTATAACAAAAAATAGTACCCTCGGGCATATTGGGGTTATTCCCAGCGCTGTTGAAGACGGAGATGCTATAATTCTAGATCATCAGGTGCATTGGACTGTGCAAAGTGCAGCAAATATGCTTAAAACTCGTAGTGTGCCTGTAGAGATGATCAGGCACAATAATCTTGATATGTTGGAAGATAAGATTAAAAAACTATCAACTAAATGTAAGCGGATTTGGTATATGGCAGATGGTGTGTATTCCATGTATGGCGATGTTGCTCCTTTGGGAGAGCTTATGGCGTTATGCGATAAATACCCGCAGTTGCATTTATATCTGGATGATGTTCATGGTATGAGTTGGTCAGGAAAAAATGGAACAGGTTATGTGCTTAGTAAACTAAACGAATTGCCTGAAAATGTACTGTTAATTACTACATTAAGTAAAACTTTTGGAGCTAGTGGAGCAGTAGCGGTGTGTAACCATAAAAAAAGGCATCATAAAATTAAAACTTTTGGAGGGCCCTTAACTTTTTCGGCGCAATTAGAACCGGCCTCTGTAGCTGCTGCCATTGCATCAGCCGATATTCACCTTTCCCCAGAGATTTATATGCTCCAAAACGAACTTTTAGAGCGTGTCACTTTGTTTAATACATTATTAGAGGAAACAGATTTACCTTTGGTTGAAAAGAATAATTCTCCTGTATTTTACATAGGGACAGGCATGCCAGTTACCGGATACAATTTTGTAAATAGGTTGATGAAGGAAGGCTTTTTTGTGAATTTAGGAATATTTCCAGCAGTACCAGTGAAGAATACTGGGATAAGAGTAACTATTTCACGACATAATCAGGTTGAAGAAATGAAAGGCTTAGTAGATGCTATGGTGTATCATTATCAGAAAGCTCTAGAAGACACACATGCTACACCTGATCAAGTAAGGAAGATGTTTAAAATGCCTGTTTTAAATGAGTTACCAAAGAAGAAAATTGTTGACGATTTTCATATAGTATACGAGGAGACTATTCAGAATATAGGCAAGGAAGAATGGAATAATCTTATGGGTAAAAAAGGAGCTTTCGATTGGGATGGCTTGCTTTTTCTCGAAAATGTTTTTAAGAATAACAAACGCCCAGAAAACAATTGGGACTTTCACTATATCATTATTAAAGATGCAAAAAGTGTACCCATATTGGCTACATTTTTTACATATGCTCTATGGAAAGAAGATATGCTTGCCCCGATTTCTGTTTCAATTAAATTAGAGGAAATACGAAAAGAAGATCCCTATTACCTTACCTCAAAGGTGCTAGGTATGGGGTCGCCTTTTACAGAGGGAGAACACCTGTATTTAGATAAGTCGCACCCATATTGGGAATTGGCAATAAAGCAGATGTTGGATAAAGTTGAAGAGTTAGAGCAACAGTTTAATTCAAATTGGGTGGTGTTGAGAGATTTTGAAAACGAAGAGAAACTAAGCCAGTTATTCCACCAACAAGGATTTATTAAAACTGTAATGCCAGATTCTTGTCAAATACTGGATCTTCATTGGAAAACAATAGAAGAGTACCCAGAAGCATTGTCTACACGTTCCAGGAAACATTTCAAGAAAGATATTCAGCCCTACGAGGAGCGTTTCAAGGTAGTATATAACAACAAGTCTACACCTAAACAAATAGATCAATTTTATGAGCTATATAGCAATGTAAATAAAAACAATCTCGCTCTAAACATGTTTCCTCTGCCCAAAAAGCTGTTTACTATGATGGCTAAGCACCCTAATTGGGAATTTTTAGTGCTCTACTTAAAAAAGGAATATAACGTTGGACGATCACATATTCCGGTAGGTGTTATGTTTTGTTATAAAAATTTAGAACATACGTATACGCCAGCCTTTATTGGTATGGATTATGATTACACAGACGAACATCAGGTTTATAGACAATTGTTATACCAAACAGTTAAACGTGCTACAGAGCTTGGATTTAAACAGATTGATTTTGGTATGACAGCATCTTTCGAAAAGAAAAAAGTAGGTGCTACAATTATCCCGAAAACGTCTTATATACAAGCCAAGGACAACTTTTCTTTAGAGTTGATGGGCGTCATGCAAAATAAGTAA
- a CDS encoding DUF7793 family protein, which yields MIDYIENEYAKYWIEKNILYFVYKDGLSIDLSIAIKVVEDRLFLQQGEAFLILCDMRGIKSINKSARNYLAVEGSVLIKAVALLINTPLTNAISGFYIKTSNPTIVTKAFTEKEDALKFLNSENP from the coding sequence TTGATAGACTATATAGAAAATGAGTATGCAAAATACTGGATTGAAAAAAACATTCTTTATTTTGTTTATAAAGATGGTCTTTCTATTGATTTATCTATAGCTATAAAAGTTGTAGAAGACCGGCTTTTTTTGCAACAAGGAGAGGCCTTTTTAATTCTTTGTGATATGAGAGGAATAAAAAGTATAAACAAAAGCGCGAGAAATTATTTAGCTGTAGAAGGCTCCGTGCTAATTAAGGCAGTTGCCCTATTAATTAACACCCCATTAACTAACGCGATATCTGGTTTTTATATCAAGACGAGCAACCCTACTATTGTAACTAAAGCATTTACTGAAAAAGAAGATGCTCTAAAATTTTTAAATTCGGAAAACCCCTAA
- a CDS encoding DUF7793 family protein produces MIDHIENKFVKYWIEDDILYTVYKDGASIDLSGAIKIVKDRLFLQQGKDFLIYCDLRGVKSVNKSARNYFALEGSVLIKAVALLVNPPLTSAISGFFLKANNPAFKIQIFTEKEDAIEFLNNIKTID; encoded by the coding sequence TTGATTGATCATATAGAAAATAAATTTGTTAAATATTGGATTGAAGACGACATTCTTTATACTGTTTATAAGGACGGGGCTTCAATAGATTTATCCGGAGCGATAAAAATCGTAAAAGATCGGCTTTTTTTACAGCAAGGAAAAGACTTCCTAATCTATTGCGATTTGAGAGGCGTTAAAAGTGTAAACAAAAGCGCAAGAAATTATTTTGCCTTAGAAGGTTCTGTTCTAATTAAAGCCGTTGCTTTATTAGTAAACCCTCCTTTGACCAGTGCCATATCTGGATTTTTTCTTAAAGCCAATAATCCCGCTTTTAAAATTCAAATATTTACAGAAAAAGAGGATGCCATTGAATTCTTAAATAATATAAAGACAATTGATTAA